A DNA window from Sphaeramia orbicularis chromosome 22, fSphaOr1.1, whole genome shotgun sequence contains the following coding sequences:
- the map4k5 gene encoding mitogen-activated protein kinase kinase kinase kinase 5 isoform X6 has product MDIFPRPSGEIQRRNPQHDFELIQRVGSGTYGDVYKARNIQTGELAAVKIIKLEPGDDFSIIQQEIFMVKECMHHNIVAYFGSYLCREKLWICMEYCGGGSLQDIYHVTGPLSELQIAYVSRETLQGLGYLHTKGKMHRDIKGANILLTDNGDVKLADFGVAAKITATIAKRKSFIGTPYWMAPEVAAVEKNGGYNQLCDIWAVGITSIELAELQPPMFDLHPMRALFLMSKSSFQPPKLKDKNKWSAAFHNFVKVSLTKNPKKRPTAEKLLSHVFVAQTGLTRRLAVDLLDKMNNPDNHQHYNEVDDDDLEPLSAVRHTIRSSNKQSRAERTRSEIDSNNGISQGGPCSSPSFTERHRGDAVDKLQFEPPLRKETEAHSEMDVSKDNDFPSPWSPFAEGGITTRGHVAPLEDAFEEVELSTLKPGVPPPLPPKPRLNSSSEEIGLNDERSLTVRRFPNSENGPSQAARRQSTPGQGNKLEHSSPDFLSVSVSSPGLLSHASDPDNDSDESVNGGSPKPPPNRQHRKEKKEFPKPAINGLPPTPKVLMGACFSKVFDGCPLKINCATSWIHPDTKDQYLIFGTEDGIYTLNLNELHEATMEQLFPRKCTWLYVINNNLMSLSEGKTFQLYSHNLIGLFEQLKKPGLAAQFQTHRFPDKILPRRFALTTKIPDTKGCHKCCIVRNPYTGHKYLCGALQSGIVLLQWYEPMQRFMLIKHFDFPLPSPLKVFEMLVVPEQEYPLVCVAISQGTEPGQVVRFETINLNSCSSWFTEMGTNNQQVDAIHVTQLERDTVLVCLDQNLKIVNLQGRLKSNKKLASELSFDFCIGSVVCLQDSVLAFWKHGMQGKSFKSNEVTQEISDPSRVFRLLGSDRVVVLESRPTDNPTALSNLYILAGHENSY; this is encoded by the exons ATGGATATTTTTCCCCGGCCAAGCGGTGAAATCCAGAGAAGGAACCCCCAGCATGACTTTGAGCTCATTCAGAGGGTGGGAAGTGGCACATATGGAGACGTGTACAAG GCTCGAAACATACAGACAGGAGAGCTTGCTGCTGTGAAGATCATAAAGTTGGAACCAG GGGATGACTTTTCCATCATACAGCAGGAAATCTTCATGGTGAAGGAATGCATGCACCACAATATTGTGGCCTACTTTGGGAGCTACCTCTG TCGAGAGAAACTTTGGATATGTATGGAGTACTGTGGTGGAGGATCTCTGCAGGACATTTATCATG TGACAGGACCTCTGTCAGAGCTTCAAATAGCATATGTTAGCAGAGAGACTTTACAG GGTTTGGGATATCTGCATACCAAGGGCAAGATGCATCGGGACATCAAG GGTGCCAACATACTTCTAACTGACAATGGAGATGTGAAGTTAG CTGACTTTGGGGTTGCTGCCAAAATAACAGCCACCATTGCCAAAAGAAAGTCCTTCATTGGAACTCCCTACTG GATGGCTCCAGAAGTTGCAGCAGTGGAGAAGAACGGTGGCTACAACCAGCTGTGTGATATCTGGGCTGTTGGCATCACGTCCATAGAGCTGGCTGAGCTACAGCCGCCCATGTTCGACCTCCACCCAATGAG GGCCTTGTTTTTGATGTCGAAGAGTAGCTTTCAGCCTCCTAagctaaaagacaaaaacaaatg GTCTGCTGCCTTCCATAACTTTGTCAAAGTGTCTCTAACGAAGAACCCAAAGAAGAGGCCCACAGCAGAAAAACTTCTATCA CATGTGTTTGTGGCCCAGACGGGTTTGACAAGAAGGCTTGCAGTTGACCTCTTAGATAAGATGAACAACCCAGACAACCATCAGCATTACAATGAAGTGGACGATGATGACCTTGAG CCCCTCTCTGCTGTCAGACACACCATCCGATCCAGCAACAAACAGTCCAGAGCTGAGAGGACACGCTCAGAGATAGATT CAAACAATGGGATAAGCCAAGGAGGGCCATGCTCAAGTCCTAGCTTCACTGAGCGACACAGGGGGGACGCAG TCGACAAGCTCCAGTTCGAACCACCTCTTCGGAAGGAAACAGAGGCTCACTCTGAAATG GATGTGAGTAAAGATAATGACTTCCCTTCACCCTGGAGTCCCTTTGCAGAGGGAGGAATAACAACCAG GGGACACGTTGCTCCTTTGGAAGATGCCTTTGAAGAAGTGGAGCT ATCGACCCTCAAGCCAGGAGTTCCCCCTCCTCTGCCCCCAAAG CCACGATTAAACAGTTCATCCGAGGAGATTGGCCTTAATGATGAGCGGTCTCTGACGGTGCGGAGGTTTCCTAATTCTGAAAATGGGCCAAGTCAGGCGGCCCGCAGACAGAGCACACCTGGGCAGGGCAACAAGTTGGAGCACTCTTCTCCAGATTTCCTCTCTGTCAGCGTCAGCAGCCCCGGCCTTTTGTCTCATGCATCTGATCCTG ACAATGATTCAGATGAGAGTGTCAATGGAGGCAGTCCTAAGCCACCACCCAACCGGCAACacagaaaggagaaaaaggaaTTTCCG AAACCAGCTATCAACGGTCTTCCACCCACTCCTAAAGTACTG aTGGGAGCCTGTTTCTCAAAGGTATTCGATGGCTGTCCACTGAAGATCAACTGTGCCACATCATGGATTCATCCAGACACCAAAG ATCAGTACCTGATCTTTGGGACAGAGGACGGCATCTACACATTGAATCTTAATGAGTTGCATGAAGCCACAATGGAGCAG CTGTTTCCCAGGAAGTGTACATGGCTGTATGTTATTAACAACAACCTGATGTCGTTATCAG AAG GGAAAACCTTCCAGCTGTATTCCCACAATCTCATCGGCCtgtttgagcagctgaagaagcCCGGCCTCGCTGCTCAGTTTCAGACTCACCGCTTCCCAGACAAAATTTTACCCAG GAGATTTGCCTTGACAACTAAGATCCCTGACACAAAGGGCTGTCACAAGTGTTGCATTG TGAGAAACCCATATACAGGCCACAAATACCTCTGTGGAGCTCTGCAATCTGGGATTGTGCTGCTGCAGTGGTATGAGCCCATGCAGAGGTTCATGCTCATCAAG CACTttgacttccctctccccagcccGCTCAAAGTGTTTGAGATGCTGGTGGTCCCAGAGCAGGAGTACCCTCTGGTGTGTGTGGCCATCAGTCAGGGCACAGAGCCAGGCCAGGTGGTCCGCTTCGAGACCATTAACCTCAACTCCTGCTCCTCCTGGTTCACAGAGATGGGAACAA ATAATCAGCAGGTGGATGCCATACATGTCACTCAGTTGGAGAGAGACACAGTATTGGTGTGTTTGGACC AAAATTTGAAGATAGTTAATCTTCAGGGGAGACTGAAGTCCAACAAGAAGCTGGCATCTGAGCTCAGTTTTGACTTCTGTATTGGATCTGTTG TGTGCCTTCAGGACAGTGTGCTGGCCTTCTGGAAACATGGCATGCAGGGAAAGAGCTTCAAGTCTAATGAg GTGACTCAGGAGATTTCTGATCCGAGCAGAGTCTTCCGCCTTCTTGGTTCTGACAG ggtgGTGGTGTTGGAGAGCCGGCCGACCGACAACCCAACGGCCCTCAGTAACCTCTACATCCTCGCAGGACACGAGAACAGTTACTGA
- the map4k5 gene encoding mitogen-activated protein kinase kinase kinase kinase 5 isoform X1 → MDIFPRPSGEIQRRNPQHDFELIQRVGSGTYGDVYKARNIQTGELAAVKIIKLEPGDDFSIIQQEIFMVKECMHHNIVAYFGSYLCREKLWICMEYCGGGSLQDIYHVTGPLSELQIAYVSRETLQGLGYLHTKGKMHRDIKGANILLTDNGDVKLADFGVAAKITATIAKRKSFIGTPYWMAPEVAAVEKNGGYNQLCDIWAVGITSIELAELQPPMFDLHPMRALFLMSKSSFQPPKLKDKNKWSAAFHNFVKVSLTKNPKKRPTAEKLLSHVFVAQTGLTRRLAVDLLDKMNNPDNHQHYNEVDDDDLEPLSAVRHTIRSSNKQSRAERTRSEIDSNNGISQGGPCSSPSFTERHRGDAVDKLQFEPPLRKETEAHSEMDVSKDNDFPSPWSPFAEGGITTRSLLKSVEDELFQRGHVAPLEDAFEEVELSTLKPGVPPPLPPKPRLNSSSEEIGLNDERSLTVRRFPNSENGPSQAARRQSTPGQGNKLEHSSPDFLSVSVSSPGLLSHASDPALCKSECKDNDSDESVNGGSPKPPPNRQHRKEKKEFPKPAINGLPPTPKVLMGACFSKVFDGCPLKINCATSWIHPDTKDQYLIFGTEDGIYTLNLNELHEATMEQLFPRKCTWLYVINNNLMSLSEGKTFQLYSHNLIGLFEQLKKPGLAAQFQTHRFPDKILPRRFALTTKIPDTKGCHKCCIVRNPYTGHKYLCGALQSGIVLLQWYEPMQRFMLIKHFDFPLPSPLKVFEMLVVPEQEYPLVCVAISQGTEPGQVVRFETINLNSCSSWFTEMGTNNQQVDAIHVTQLERDTVLVCLDQNLKIVNLQGRLKSNKKLASELSFDFCIGSVVCLQDSVLAFWKHGMQGKSFKSNEVTQEISDPSRVFRLLGSDRVVVLESRPTDNPTALSNLYILAGHENSY, encoded by the exons ATGGATATTTTTCCCCGGCCAAGCGGTGAAATCCAGAGAAGGAACCCCCAGCATGACTTTGAGCTCATTCAGAGGGTGGGAAGTGGCACATATGGAGACGTGTACAAG GCTCGAAACATACAGACAGGAGAGCTTGCTGCTGTGAAGATCATAAAGTTGGAACCAG GGGATGACTTTTCCATCATACAGCAGGAAATCTTCATGGTGAAGGAATGCATGCACCACAATATTGTGGCCTACTTTGGGAGCTACCTCTG TCGAGAGAAACTTTGGATATGTATGGAGTACTGTGGTGGAGGATCTCTGCAGGACATTTATCATG TGACAGGACCTCTGTCAGAGCTTCAAATAGCATATGTTAGCAGAGAGACTTTACAG GGTTTGGGATATCTGCATACCAAGGGCAAGATGCATCGGGACATCAAG GGTGCCAACATACTTCTAACTGACAATGGAGATGTGAAGTTAG CTGACTTTGGGGTTGCTGCCAAAATAACAGCCACCATTGCCAAAAGAAAGTCCTTCATTGGAACTCCCTACTG GATGGCTCCAGAAGTTGCAGCAGTGGAGAAGAACGGTGGCTACAACCAGCTGTGTGATATCTGGGCTGTTGGCATCACGTCCATAGAGCTGGCTGAGCTACAGCCGCCCATGTTCGACCTCCACCCAATGAG GGCCTTGTTTTTGATGTCGAAGAGTAGCTTTCAGCCTCCTAagctaaaagacaaaaacaaatg GTCTGCTGCCTTCCATAACTTTGTCAAAGTGTCTCTAACGAAGAACCCAAAGAAGAGGCCCACAGCAGAAAAACTTCTATCA CATGTGTTTGTGGCCCAGACGGGTTTGACAAGAAGGCTTGCAGTTGACCTCTTAGATAAGATGAACAACCCAGACAACCATCAGCATTACAATGAAGTGGACGATGATGACCTTGAG CCCCTCTCTGCTGTCAGACACACCATCCGATCCAGCAACAAACAGTCCAGAGCTGAGAGGACACGCTCAGAGATAGATT CAAACAATGGGATAAGCCAAGGAGGGCCATGCTCAAGTCCTAGCTTCACTGAGCGACACAGGGGGGACGCAG TCGACAAGCTCCAGTTCGAACCACCTCTTCGGAAGGAAACAGAGGCTCACTCTGAAATG GATGTGAGTAAAGATAATGACTTCCCTTCACCCTGGAGTCCCTTTGCAGAGGGAGGAATAACAACCAG GAGCCTTCTCAAAAGCGTTGAGGATGAATTGTTCCAACG GGGACACGTTGCTCCTTTGGAAGATGCCTTTGAAGAAGTGGAGCT ATCGACCCTCAAGCCAGGAGTTCCCCCTCCTCTGCCCCCAAAG CCACGATTAAACAGTTCATCCGAGGAGATTGGCCTTAATGATGAGCGGTCTCTGACGGTGCGGAGGTTTCCTAATTCTGAAAATGGGCCAAGTCAGGCGGCCCGCAGACAGAGCACACCTGGGCAGGGCAACAAGTTGGAGCACTCTTCTCCAGATTTCCTCTCTGTCAGCGTCAGCAGCCCCGGCCTTTTGTCTCATGCATCTGATCCTG CTCTCTGTAAATCTGAATGTAAAG ACAATGATTCAGATGAGAGTGTCAATGGAGGCAGTCCTAAGCCACCACCCAACCGGCAACacagaaaggagaaaaaggaaTTTCCG AAACCAGCTATCAACGGTCTTCCACCCACTCCTAAAGTACTG aTGGGAGCCTGTTTCTCAAAGGTATTCGATGGCTGTCCACTGAAGATCAACTGTGCCACATCATGGATTCATCCAGACACCAAAG ATCAGTACCTGATCTTTGGGACAGAGGACGGCATCTACACATTGAATCTTAATGAGTTGCATGAAGCCACAATGGAGCAG CTGTTTCCCAGGAAGTGTACATGGCTGTATGTTATTAACAACAACCTGATGTCGTTATCAG AAG GGAAAACCTTCCAGCTGTATTCCCACAATCTCATCGGCCtgtttgagcagctgaagaagcCCGGCCTCGCTGCTCAGTTTCAGACTCACCGCTTCCCAGACAAAATTTTACCCAG GAGATTTGCCTTGACAACTAAGATCCCTGACACAAAGGGCTGTCACAAGTGTTGCATTG TGAGAAACCCATATACAGGCCACAAATACCTCTGTGGAGCTCTGCAATCTGGGATTGTGCTGCTGCAGTGGTATGAGCCCATGCAGAGGTTCATGCTCATCAAG CACTttgacttccctctccccagcccGCTCAAAGTGTTTGAGATGCTGGTGGTCCCAGAGCAGGAGTACCCTCTGGTGTGTGTGGCCATCAGTCAGGGCACAGAGCCAGGCCAGGTGGTCCGCTTCGAGACCATTAACCTCAACTCCTGCTCCTCCTGGTTCACAGAGATGGGAACAA ATAATCAGCAGGTGGATGCCATACATGTCACTCAGTTGGAGAGAGACACAGTATTGGTGTGTTTGGACC AAAATTTGAAGATAGTTAATCTTCAGGGGAGACTGAAGTCCAACAAGAAGCTGGCATCTGAGCTCAGTTTTGACTTCTGTATTGGATCTGTTG TGTGCCTTCAGGACAGTGTGCTGGCCTTCTGGAAACATGGCATGCAGGGAAAGAGCTTCAAGTCTAATGAg GTGACTCAGGAGATTTCTGATCCGAGCAGAGTCTTCCGCCTTCTTGGTTCTGACAG ggtgGTGGTGTTGGAGAGCCGGCCGACCGACAACCCAACGGCCCTCAGTAACCTCTACATCCTCGCAGGACACGAGAACAGTTACTGA
- the map4k5 gene encoding mitogen-activated protein kinase kinase kinase kinase 5 isoform X2, protein MDIFPRPSGEIQRRNPQHDFELIQRVGSGTYGDVYKARNIQTGELAAVKIIKLEPGDDFSIIQQEIFMVKECMHHNIVAYFGSYLCREKLWICMEYCGGGSLQDIYHVTGPLSELQIAYVSRETLQGLGYLHTKGKMHRDIKGANILLTDNGDVKLADFGVAAKITATIAKRKSFIGTPYWMAPEVAAVEKNGGYNQLCDIWAVGITSIELAELQPPMFDLHPMRALFLMSKSSFQPPKLKDKNKWSAAFHNFVKVSLTKNPKKRPTAEKLLSHVFVAQTGLTRRLAVDLLDKMNNPDNHQHYNEVDDDDLEPLSAVRHTIRSSNKQSRAERTRSEIDSNNGISQGGPCSSPSFTERHRGDAVDKLQFEPPLRKETEAHSEMDVSKDNDFPSPWSPFAEGGITTRSLLKSVEDELFQRGHVAPLEDAFEEVELSTLKPGVPPPLPPKPRLNSSSEEIGLNDERSLTVRRFPNSENGPSQAARRQSTPGQGNKLEHSSPDFLSVSVSSPGLLSHASDPALCKSECKDNDSDESVNGGSPKPPPNRQHRKEKKEFPKPAINGLPPTPKVLMGACFSKVFDGCPLKINCATSWIHPDTKDQYLIFGTEDGIYTLNLNELHEATMEQLFPRKCTWLYVINNNLMSLSGKTFQLYSHNLIGLFEQLKKPGLAAQFQTHRFPDKILPRRFALTTKIPDTKGCHKCCIVRNPYTGHKYLCGALQSGIVLLQWYEPMQRFMLIKHFDFPLPSPLKVFEMLVVPEQEYPLVCVAISQGTEPGQVVRFETINLNSCSSWFTEMGTNNQQVDAIHVTQLERDTVLVCLDQNLKIVNLQGRLKSNKKLASELSFDFCIGSVVCLQDSVLAFWKHGMQGKSFKSNEVTQEISDPSRVFRLLGSDRVVVLESRPTDNPTALSNLYILAGHENSY, encoded by the exons ATGGATATTTTTCCCCGGCCAAGCGGTGAAATCCAGAGAAGGAACCCCCAGCATGACTTTGAGCTCATTCAGAGGGTGGGAAGTGGCACATATGGAGACGTGTACAAG GCTCGAAACATACAGACAGGAGAGCTTGCTGCTGTGAAGATCATAAAGTTGGAACCAG GGGATGACTTTTCCATCATACAGCAGGAAATCTTCATGGTGAAGGAATGCATGCACCACAATATTGTGGCCTACTTTGGGAGCTACCTCTG TCGAGAGAAACTTTGGATATGTATGGAGTACTGTGGTGGAGGATCTCTGCAGGACATTTATCATG TGACAGGACCTCTGTCAGAGCTTCAAATAGCATATGTTAGCAGAGAGACTTTACAG GGTTTGGGATATCTGCATACCAAGGGCAAGATGCATCGGGACATCAAG GGTGCCAACATACTTCTAACTGACAATGGAGATGTGAAGTTAG CTGACTTTGGGGTTGCTGCCAAAATAACAGCCACCATTGCCAAAAGAAAGTCCTTCATTGGAACTCCCTACTG GATGGCTCCAGAAGTTGCAGCAGTGGAGAAGAACGGTGGCTACAACCAGCTGTGTGATATCTGGGCTGTTGGCATCACGTCCATAGAGCTGGCTGAGCTACAGCCGCCCATGTTCGACCTCCACCCAATGAG GGCCTTGTTTTTGATGTCGAAGAGTAGCTTTCAGCCTCCTAagctaaaagacaaaaacaaatg GTCTGCTGCCTTCCATAACTTTGTCAAAGTGTCTCTAACGAAGAACCCAAAGAAGAGGCCCACAGCAGAAAAACTTCTATCA CATGTGTTTGTGGCCCAGACGGGTTTGACAAGAAGGCTTGCAGTTGACCTCTTAGATAAGATGAACAACCCAGACAACCATCAGCATTACAATGAAGTGGACGATGATGACCTTGAG CCCCTCTCTGCTGTCAGACACACCATCCGATCCAGCAACAAACAGTCCAGAGCTGAGAGGACACGCTCAGAGATAGATT CAAACAATGGGATAAGCCAAGGAGGGCCATGCTCAAGTCCTAGCTTCACTGAGCGACACAGGGGGGACGCAG TCGACAAGCTCCAGTTCGAACCACCTCTTCGGAAGGAAACAGAGGCTCACTCTGAAATG GATGTGAGTAAAGATAATGACTTCCCTTCACCCTGGAGTCCCTTTGCAGAGGGAGGAATAACAACCAG GAGCCTTCTCAAAAGCGTTGAGGATGAATTGTTCCAACG GGGACACGTTGCTCCTTTGGAAGATGCCTTTGAAGAAGTGGAGCT ATCGACCCTCAAGCCAGGAGTTCCCCCTCCTCTGCCCCCAAAG CCACGATTAAACAGTTCATCCGAGGAGATTGGCCTTAATGATGAGCGGTCTCTGACGGTGCGGAGGTTTCCTAATTCTGAAAATGGGCCAAGTCAGGCGGCCCGCAGACAGAGCACACCTGGGCAGGGCAACAAGTTGGAGCACTCTTCTCCAGATTTCCTCTCTGTCAGCGTCAGCAGCCCCGGCCTTTTGTCTCATGCATCTGATCCTG CTCTCTGTAAATCTGAATGTAAAG ACAATGATTCAGATGAGAGTGTCAATGGAGGCAGTCCTAAGCCACCACCCAACCGGCAACacagaaaggagaaaaaggaaTTTCCG AAACCAGCTATCAACGGTCTTCCACCCACTCCTAAAGTACTG aTGGGAGCCTGTTTCTCAAAGGTATTCGATGGCTGTCCACTGAAGATCAACTGTGCCACATCATGGATTCATCCAGACACCAAAG ATCAGTACCTGATCTTTGGGACAGAGGACGGCATCTACACATTGAATCTTAATGAGTTGCATGAAGCCACAATGGAGCAG CTGTTTCCCAGGAAGTGTACATGGCTGTATGTTATTAACAACAACCTGATGTCGTTATCAG GGAAAACCTTCCAGCTGTATTCCCACAATCTCATCGGCCtgtttgagcagctgaagaagcCCGGCCTCGCTGCTCAGTTTCAGACTCACCGCTTCCCAGACAAAATTTTACCCAG GAGATTTGCCTTGACAACTAAGATCCCTGACACAAAGGGCTGTCACAAGTGTTGCATTG TGAGAAACCCATATACAGGCCACAAATACCTCTGTGGAGCTCTGCAATCTGGGATTGTGCTGCTGCAGTGGTATGAGCCCATGCAGAGGTTCATGCTCATCAAG CACTttgacttccctctccccagcccGCTCAAAGTGTTTGAGATGCTGGTGGTCCCAGAGCAGGAGTACCCTCTGGTGTGTGTGGCCATCAGTCAGGGCACAGAGCCAGGCCAGGTGGTCCGCTTCGAGACCATTAACCTCAACTCCTGCTCCTCCTGGTTCACAGAGATGGGAACAA ATAATCAGCAGGTGGATGCCATACATGTCACTCAGTTGGAGAGAGACACAGTATTGGTGTGTTTGGACC AAAATTTGAAGATAGTTAATCTTCAGGGGAGACTGAAGTCCAACAAGAAGCTGGCATCTGAGCTCAGTTTTGACTTCTGTATTGGATCTGTTG TGTGCCTTCAGGACAGTGTGCTGGCCTTCTGGAAACATGGCATGCAGGGAAAGAGCTTCAAGTCTAATGAg GTGACTCAGGAGATTTCTGATCCGAGCAGAGTCTTCCGCCTTCTTGGTTCTGACAG ggtgGTGGTGTTGGAGAGCCGGCCGACCGACAACCCAACGGCCCTCAGTAACCTCTACATCCTCGCAGGACACGAGAACAGTTACTGA